Proteins from a genomic interval of Papaver somniferum cultivar HN1 chromosome 4, ASM357369v1, whole genome shotgun sequence:
- the LOC113272144 gene encoding uncharacterized protein LOC113272144, translated as MWIHSIISYSVIAYFSTSTTSHQLWSSIEERFSRASSTHCIQLCTKLLSLTQGNKSIPSLINEIKSLSDQLAAAGELISDKELVVVTLKALNSDYIPFATAMRHRNPPVTCVELYNNLLSEETVISERHKTTFETSDAKAFVAHRGNFRGGYNNYRGNSSRGIGYNAGRYPNPHIFSRFTSGRGYSSAPEKESC; from the coding sequence ATGTGGATTCATTCAATAATTTCATATTCTGTTATTGCCTACTTTTCAACATCCACAACATCACATCAACTATGGTCTAGTATTGAAGAGCGATTTTCTAGAGCGTCATCAACTCACTGTATTCAACTATGCACAAAGTTGTTATCACTCACTCAAGGTAACAAGTCTATTCCATCTTTGATTAATGAGATCAAGTCTTTGTCTGATCAGTTAGCTGCTGCTGGAGAGCTAATCTCAGACAAGGAATTAGTTGTTGTCACTCTCAAAGCATTAAATTCAGATTACATTCCCTTCGCTACTGCAATGCGTCATAGAAATCCACCAGTCACATGTGTAGAACTATACAACAATCTGTTAAGTGAAGAGACAGTTATCAGTGAAAGGCACAAAACTACATTTGAAACTTCAGATGCAAAGGCATTTGTTGCTCATAGAGGTAATTTTAGAGGAGGATATAATAACTATAGGGGAAATTCTTCTAGAGGCATAGGATATAATGCAGGCAGATATCCCAATCCCCACATATTCAGCAGATTTACTTCTGGTAGAGGTTATTCTTCAGCACCTGAAAAAGAATCTTGTTAG